A window from Candidatus Bathyarchaeota archaeon encodes these proteins:
- a CDS encoding helix-turn-helix transcriptional regulator, which translates to MSAPLTLSAEFRKIVEERMTHVLQGVEVVFNDIIKTQKITPQELKDEVESLQDSFNLLFQKWSLEILYTLILKNTMGFGNIKKILGVNSRTLSGKLKMLQEHGYITRNVTPGPPLRVEYALTSKGKDTVLLALPLLYYTSSSV; encoded by the coding sequence ATGAGCGCCCCCCTAACCCTAAGTGCAGAATTCCGAAAAATCGTCGAAGAACGCATGACCCACGTGCTCCAAGGCGTAGAAGTCGTCTTCAACGACATCATAAAAACCCAAAAAATCACTCCCCAAGAACTCAAAGACGAAGTCGAAAGCCTCCAAGACAGCTTCAACCTCCTCTTCCAAAAATGGAGCCTCGAAATCCTCTACACCCTAATCCTAAAAAACACCATGGGCTTTGGCAACATCAAAAAAATCCTAGGCGTAAACAGCCGCACCTTATCTGGCAAACTAAAAATGCTCCAAGAACACGGCTACATAACACGCAACGTCACCCCGGGTCCGCCGCTTCGAGTAGAATACGCCTTAACCTCCAAAGGCAAAGACACCGTACTTTTAGCGCTGCCGCTGCTGTATTATACTTCAAGTTCTGTCTAA
- a CDS encoding FkbM family methyltransferase → MPTLSGLYRTIQTTRSFWAVMQLRNSSTPQTIKFRNGVEAKTTYLQYTLLRDWFWKLQKQGYRIEKTEGGCIVKKGEFIYQTNYPASGWLLFDLLLDLKCRGWSINRTKTQYSLQKDGAAYTITQTGDNLFEIQSKKIHLVGPIDLATVYFIECSEEKLYETNFQGKVVLDVGGFCGETAALFSSLGAAKVIIYEPISEYQTFIEQNIRLNHVNAELYNEGIGETDGSQTINYDQIGVGFGLLSKGQKSAVIKIKKISSILKETKPNIAKIDCEGAETCLINVAPEVLGLVHYYFIETHTRELQVLVEKKFLESGFKKAREPTQLNDGTAMLYFTRNS, encoded by the coding sequence ATGCCAACACTAAGTGGCTTGTACCGAACGATTCAAACAACGCGCAGCTTTTGGGCTGTCATGCAGCTAAGAAACTCGTCCACCCCTCAAACCATCAAGTTTAGAAACGGCGTCGAAGCAAAAACAACCTACCTCCAATACACGCTGCTTAGAGACTGGTTTTGGAAACTCCAAAAACAAGGGTACCGCATCGAGAAAACTGAGGGCGGCTGCATAGTCAAAAAAGGCGAATTTATCTACCAAACAAACTATCCCGCATCGGGCTGGTTGTTGTTCGACTTGTTGCTTGACCTAAAATGCCGAGGCTGGAGCATAAACCGAACCAAAACCCAATACAGTCTCCAAAAAGACGGCGCCGCCTACACCATAACCCAAACGGGCGACAACCTCTTTGAAATCCAATCCAAAAAAATCCACCTCGTCGGACCCATAGACTTAGCCACCGTTTACTTCATCGAATGCAGCGAAGAGAAACTCTACGAAACCAACTTCCAAGGCAAAGTAGTGCTCGACGTCGGCGGCTTCTGTGGAGAAACAGCCGCGCTCTTCTCCAGTTTAGGTGCTGCTAAGGTCATAATCTATGAGCCCATCAGTGAGTATCAGACTTTTATTGAGCAAAATATTCGGTTAAATCACGTTAACGCTGAATTGTACAATGAAGGCATCGGCGAGACCGACGGATCGCAGACCATCAACTATGACCAGATTGGCGTAGGCTTCGGATTACTCTCCAAGGGACAAAAGAGCGCTGTTATAAAAATCAAAAAAATTTCCAGCATCCTTAAGGAAACTAAACCTAATATCGCAAAAATTGACTGCGAAGGAGCCGAAACCTGCCTAATCAATGTAGCCCCCGAGGTTTTGGGGTTAGTTCACTATTATTTTATTGAAACTCACACCAGAGAACTCCAAGTTTTGGTGGAGAAAAAATTTTTAGAGTCAGGCTTCAAGAAAGCGCGAGAGCCAACGCAACTCAATGATGGCACCGCAATGCTTTACTTCACAAGAAATAGCTGA
- a CDS encoding NAD(P)/FAD-dependent oxidoreductase — protein sequence MEKYDAIVVGAGTAGCLAAKTVAEKGLKVCLIEKKPKSEIGEKICGDALGDHHLNTLGLEKPTGGELEAKIDGIKIYSPDENTVFTIADKDFVGHILNRRLFGQWLLKKATDAGAQLQDNMNFRSPIIENGAVAGITVKNMKTGAVKELRGKVTIDATGYFGMVRKQLPAELGIDREIDNADVEACYREIRQLKQETEDTRFCEIYLNQQASPGGYVWIFPKGGARVNVGIGTCMRKTGYPNPKEQLYKTAFSKPMFDGSLVLTGGAWFDPVRRPLDNMVGNGVMLVGDAASLVNPIHGGGIGPSMLSGFYAGQQIVDALGKGEPTKEALWGYNKRYINTYGKKQGTLDIFKIFLLSCSDDDLNYGMNQKLMTEDDVLKAGMGDDFHLNITETAKRVFRGIRKVGFLNKLHNTVSMMKELGAHYNTYPETPVGFEAWQAQTIKLIEEGHKKLVD from the coding sequence ATGGAAAAATATGACGCCATAGTTGTAGGCGCAGGCACAGCCGGCTGCCTTGCAGCAAAAACCGTAGCTGAAAAAGGCCTCAAAGTCTGCCTCATCGAAAAGAAGCCCAAAAGCGAAATCGGAGAAAAAATCTGCGGCGACGCCCTAGGCGACCACCACCTAAACACTCTGGGTCTTGAAAAACCCACAGGCGGCGAATTAGAAGCCAAAATCGACGGCATCAAAATCTACAGCCCCGACGAAAACACCGTGTTCACCATCGCGGACAAAGACTTCGTCGGCCACATCCTAAACCGCCGCCTCTTCGGGCAGTGGCTGCTCAAGAAAGCCACCGACGCAGGCGCGCAATTACAGGATAACATGAATTTCCGCAGCCCCATAATCGAAAACGGCGCAGTCGCGGGCATAACCGTCAAAAACATGAAGACGGGCGCAGTCAAAGAATTGCGCGGCAAAGTAACCATTGACGCGACGGGCTACTTTGGCATGGTCCGCAAGCAGCTCCCCGCCGAACTCGGCATTGACCGCGAAATCGACAACGCCGACGTGGAAGCTTGCTACCGAGAAATCCGCCAGCTAAAGCAAGAAACAGAGGATACTCGTTTCTGCGAAATTTACCTTAACCAACAAGCCTCACCAGGCGGCTACGTCTGGATTTTCCCCAAAGGCGGTGCACGCGTAAACGTAGGCATCGGCACCTGCATGCGCAAAACAGGCTATCCGAATCCTAAAGAGCAACTCTACAAAACCGCGTTTAGCAAACCCATGTTCGACGGTAGCCTCGTGTTGACGGGCGGCGCATGGTTTGACCCTGTCCGCAGACCACTTGACAACATGGTCGGCAACGGTGTTATGCTGGTCGGCGACGCTGCCTCACTGGTTAATCCGATTCATGGCGGCGGTATTGGTCCCAGCATGCTCAGCGGATTCTATGCGGGTCAGCAAATCGTCGATGCACTCGGTAAAGGTGAGCCCACCAAAGAGGCGCTGTGGGGCTACAACAAACGCTACATCAACACCTACGGCAAAAAACAAGGCACCCTCGACATCTTCAAAATCTTCCTCCTATCCTGTAGCGACGACGACTTAAACTATGGCATGAACCAAAAACTCATGACCGAAGACGACGTCTTAAAGGCAGGCATGGGCGACGACTTCCACCTCAACATCACCGAAACCGCCAAACGAGTCTTCCGCGGCATCCGCAAAGTCGGCTTCCTCAACAAACTCCACAACACCGTAAGCATGATGAAAGAGCTAGGCGCACACTACAACACCTACCCCGAAACCCCAGTCGGCTTCGAAGCATGGCAAGCCCAGACAATAAAGCTGATTGAGGAAGGACACAAAAAACTCGTCGACTAA
- a CDS encoding asparagine synthetase A produces the protein MITLSKAIQIPKPLDQLTTTELERKACIGKIMTYTLKSLTNTYINKGFQWLLPVALSQSTDPLWPDPGASIEKRIEVDIYGKPVRTTASMIIHKLVASSTAYPKLFILSPNIRIEKAERAKTGRHIYEFTQLDFEVSGATSKDVFTLVEDAICTLVKDLKRDMKSELTTLCRCDSLKAPKAPFKVIDRLDLEAKYGADGWEAGVAKDITEPVWVTNIPREFYDFEDFATGKWDNYDLFLPQFGEVLSGAKREFEYSKILSKLERDQVNKDNYSLVLKMAKDGRLKATAGGGIGMERLVGWLAGVDHIAECQPFPRVPGTVNEL, from the coding sequence GTGATTACCTTGAGTAAAGCAATCCAAATTCCCAAACCGTTAGACCAACTAACGACAACCGAGCTAGAACGAAAAGCCTGCATAGGCAAAATTATGACTTACACTCTCAAAAGTCTCACTAACACATACATTAACAAGGGCTTCCAATGGCTCCTCCCAGTTGCTTTGAGCCAAAGCACTGACCCCCTCTGGCCAGACCCTGGTGCATCCATCGAGAAACGCATTGAAGTCGACATCTACGGCAAACCCGTTCGCACCACCGCCAGCATGATTATCCACAAACTCGTCGCATCATCCACTGCCTATCCTAAACTATTCATCCTTTCACCCAACATCCGCATTGAAAAGGCGGAACGCGCAAAAACTGGAAGGCACATATACGAATTCACTCAATTAGACTTTGAAGTGAGCGGTGCAACTTCAAAAGATGTCTTTACATTGGTAGAAGACGCTATCTGCACCCTTGTTAAAGACCTCAAACGCGACATGAAAAGCGAATTAACCACTCTGTGCCGCTGTGACAGCCTCAAAGCTCCAAAGGCACCCTTCAAAGTCATTGACCGCTTGGATTTAGAAGCTAAATACGGCGCTGACGGTTGGGAAGCAGGCGTCGCAAAAGATATTACTGAACCCGTGTGGGTAACCAACATACCTCGTGAATTCTATGATTTTGAAGATTTCGCGACGGGTAAATGGGACAACTATGACCTCTTCTTGCCCCAGTTTGGCGAAGTACTCTCGGGTGCTAAGCGTGAATTTGAGTACAGCAAAATCTTGAGCAAGCTTGAGCGTGACCAAGTCAACAAAGACAACTATTCACTAGTGCTTAAAATGGCCAAAGACGGACGGCTCAAAGCCACTGCCGGCGGAGGCATAGGCATGGAACGTTTAGTTGGATGGCTTGCTGGTGTTGACCACATTGCTGAATGCCAACCTTTCCCCCGAGTCCCCGGAACTGTAAACGAACTATAG
- a CDS encoding Lrp/AsnC family transcriptional regulator: MSIKLDEKDLAILLLIQENSKLTANQIAKKINAPITTVFAKTKRMEEMGIIKQYRAILSAEKLNLATSAFILAQVSYQAQNHETPITQRDVAEEIAKFPEVQEVHIITGDWDLLMKLRAENVEAIGRFVVDKLRRIKGLEKTLTCMVFETVKETTSLPPPPKKSHP, from the coding sequence ATGAGCATTAAACTTGACGAAAAAGACCTCGCCATCCTGCTCCTAATCCAAGAAAACAGCAAACTCACCGCCAACCAAATCGCCAAAAAAATAAATGCCCCAATAACCACCGTTTTCGCCAAAACCAAACGCATGGAAGAAATGGGCATCATCAAACAATACCGCGCCATACTCAGCGCAGAAAAACTCAACCTCGCCACCTCCGCGTTTATTCTCGCCCAAGTCAGCTACCAAGCCCAAAACCACGAAACCCCCATAACCCAACGTGACGTAGCCGAAGAAATCGCCAAGTTCCCCGAAGTCCAAGAAGTCCACATCATAACCGGCGACTGGGACCTCCTCATGAAGTTACGGGCAGAAAACGTGGAGGCAATCGGCAGATTTGTGGTGGATAAACTGCGCCGCATCAAAGGCTTAGAGAAAACCTTGACATGCATGGTGTTTGAAACCGTTAAAGAAACCACTAGCCTGCCGCCGCCCCCAAAGAAAAGCCACCCCTAA